CGACGCTGGGGACGGCCCACCTCGTCAAGGACATCTTCCCGCCCTTCAACGCCTCGCCCTGGACCGGGTTCGGTCCGGGGCTCCTGGTGGACTTCCAGGGCCGCCTCTTCTTCGCGGCCTTCTTCGAGGACGGGCGGACCGGCCTGTGGACGAGCGATGGAACCGAGGCCGGCACCGTGCAGGTGAAGGACTTCCCCGCGTTCCAGGACACGGGCGTGAAGGAACTGACGCCCCTGGGCAATCGGCTCTTCTTCGCCGCGGGTGACGCCGCCCACGGCCAGGAGTTGTGGGTCAGCGACGGCACCCCGGGTGGCACGCGGCTGGTGAAGGACATCGCCCCGGGTGCGGGCAGCTCGTCGCCCTTCGCGCTCACGCCCGTGAACGGCTCCCTGCTCTTCTTCTGTTTCCGCCCCGAGACCGCGACGTCGCCCGGACGCACCGAGCTGTGGCGCACGGATGGCTCCGAGGCCGGCACCGTGCTCGTGCGCGACATGGGGCCCGACTCGTCCCTGAGCGCCTCGCGGGTACGCGTGGGCGACACGCTCTTCTTCTCCTTCACGGACGCGGCTCACGGCACCGAGCTGTGGAAGACGGACGGCACCGAGTCCGGCACGGTGATCGTCAAGGACATCCAACCCGGCGCCGCCCACTCCTATCCGTCTCAACTCCAGGCCCTGGGCTCGTCGGTCTTCTTCTTCACCTTCACCCCCACCCAGGGCCGCGAGCTGTGGCGCACGGATGGCTCCGAGGCCGGCACGACGCGCGTCCGGGAGATCTCCGCGGGCCCGGAGGGTCCCACCGCCAGCCTCCTGCCGGGAAACACGGACGGCAATCTCTACCTCACGCTCTCCGAGCCGTCGGATCAGCTCATGCGCCTGTACGCGCTGGAGCCGGACGGCGCCGGAGCCGTCCAGGAGCGGCTCGTCACGACCCTGCCCAACACCTACGCGCAGCAGGCCGACGCGCTCCCCTACATCACCACCTCCACCCGCGCGGGTGGCAAGCTCTTCTTCGGCCAGGCCCTGTCCTCACCGGGCCCCAGTCCCCGGGACGTGCAGCTCTGGGTGACGGATGGGACGGCCGCGGGCACCCGGATGCTGTCCCGGCCCCTGAGCAGGTCGGACGAATTCACGACCGGGCTCCACGCCCTGGATGACCGCATCCTCTACAGCAGCACGAGCGACGCCGAGGGTCTGGAGCCCTGGGTGAGCGATGGGACGGCCGCGGGCACGCACCTGGTGCAGGACATCACCCCCGGCGCCTCCTCGTACCCCCACGACTTCACCCGAGTGGGCTCCTCCGTCTTCTTCGTCGCCACGGACAGCCTCCATGGCAGCGAGCTCTGGGTACTCCCGCTGGAGGACTGACCTCCCCAGATGAGCAGGCCGCTCAACGCGGCCAGACCATCACCCAGACCCAGACCGGCGACCACAGGGTCGCGGGGCTGGGGGTACGGACGGCCGCGGGTTGAGGGCCACGGCGCTTGCGGAACTCGTCGAGATGGATGACTTCGGCAGCCTGGTTCATGGCGGACACCGCTCTTCCTGAGGTGGCTCGCGCCACCGTCCCCGATGGGGAACACTCACTGTTATCGGAGGGAGGCGTCCGCCAGTTGCGCGGATTTTCGTCCGTCCCAGCGGATGGCCCCGCTCCGGCGCTCCTCGAGACACGTTCACCCGGATCGTAACTTTCTGGCAATTCCCCTTGCTCTCTCAAATAACTGTCGGCAATCCTGCGAAAGCTCGAATTAACGAGAACTCAACGAGCGACCATTTCGCGGGGGCCATTCATGAGGGGAAGAGCGGTAAGAGCGAGCGCCATCATCGGGGCACTGGCGCTGATGACCACGGCATGCGGAAAGCCGGGGGCGCAACAGGAAGGGGCCCGGGGAGTCGCGGGCCAGGCCCTGGAGTCGGGTCCTGACTTCGTGGTGAAGGCGGTGAGCGGCCCGGCCAGTGCGAGGCAGGGGCAGTCCTTCACCGCCTCGGTGACGGTGTGCAACCAGGGCACGGAGCCCGACAGCACGGAGGTGGAGTTGTACCTGTCCTCCGACGAGGTCATCACCCCGCCGGTGCCCCCCAATCCATCCGACGACCTGCCCCTGGGGCGCCTCTACACCCACTATCTCCAGCCGGGCCAGTGCCAGACGCTGTCGATGCGGACCTCCGCCGCGACTCCCTCGGATGGCACCTGGTACCTGGGTGCCGCGGCCGATCCGGACAACCAGCGTTCCGAGCTCCTCGAGGACAACAACACCCGGGCGAGCAACCGCATCGGCATTGGCGACAGGCCTGACTTCGTGGTGACTGCGGTGAGCGGCCCGGCCAGTGCGAGGCAGGGGCAGTCCTTCACCGCTTCGGTGACGGTGTGCAACCAGGGCACCCGGCCCGATAGCACGGAGGTGGAGCTGTACCTGTCCTCCGACGAGGTCATCACCCCGCCGGTGCCCCCCAATCCATTCGACGACCTGCCCCTGGGGCGCCTCTACGCCGACTATCTCCAGCCGGGCCAATGCCAGACGCTGTCGATGCGGACCTCCGCCTCGACTCCCTCGAATGGCACCTGGTACCTGGGTGCCGCGGTCGACCCGGACGGTCAGTTCCCCGAGCTCTTCGAGGACAACAACACCCGGGCGAGCAACCGCATCGGCATTGGCGACGGGCCTGACTTCGTGGTGACGGCGGTCACGGGCCCCGCGAGCACTCGGCCGTGGAGCTCCTTCATCACCTCGGTGACGGTGTGCAACCAGGGCACTCGGCCCGACAGCACGGAGGTGGAACTGTACCTGTCCTCCGACGCGGTCATCACCCCACCGGTGCCTCCTGATCCGTCCGACGACCTGCCCCTGGGGCGCCTCTACTCCGACCATCTCCAGCCGGGCCAGTGCCAGACGCTGTCCATGCAGGCCTCGTCTTCTTCGGATGGCTCCTGGTACCTGGGTGCCGCGGTCGACCCGGACAACCAGCGTCCCGAGCTCCTCGAGGACAACAACACCCGGGCGGACAACCGCATCGGCATTGGCGACAGGCCTGACTTCGTGGTGACGGCGGTCACGGGCCCCGCGAGCGCTCGGCCGTGGGACTCCTTCACCACCTCGGTGACGGTGTGCAACCAGGGTACTCGGCCCGACAGCACGGACGTGGAGCTGTACCTGTCCTCTGACGACCTCCTCTCCCCGCGGACCCCCGACTCGCCTCCCGGCGACATGCTCCTGGGCGGCATGTCCACCGACGACCTCCACCCGGGCCAATGCCAGACGCTGTCCATGCCCTCGTCGGCCTCGGTGCCAACGGATGGTGCGTACTACCTGGGCGCGGCGGTGGACCCGATGAACCACCGCTTCGAGCTCATCGAGGACAACAACACCCGGGTGGGTAGCCGCATCGGCATCGGCGACAGGCCGGACTTCGTGGTGTCCGAGGTCTCGGGTCCCGCGAGCGCTCGGCCAGGGGATTCCTTCACCGCCTCGGTGACGGTGTGCAACCAGGGCACCCGGCCCAACAGCACGGACGTGGAGCTGTACCTGTCCTCCGACGACCTCCTCTCTCCGCGGACGATCGACTCTCCTCCGGGCGACCTATTGCTGGGCGGCATGTCCACTGACGACCTCAACGCGGGCCAATGCCAGACGCTGTCCATCCCCGTGTCGACCTGGGTGCCGAGGGACGGTGCGTACTACCTGGGCGCGGCGGTGGACCCGATGGACCACCGCTTCGAGCTCCTCGAGGACAACAACACCCGGGTGGGCAGCCGCATCGGCATCGGCGACAGGCCGGACTTCGTGGTGTCCGAGGTCTCGGGTCCCGCGAGCGCACTGCCAGGGGACCCCTTCACCACCTCGGTGACGGTGTGCAACCAGGGCACCCGGCCCAACAGCACGGAGGTGGAGCTGTACCTGTCCTCCGACGACCTCCTCTCCCCCCGGACGAGCGACTCTCCTCCAGGCGACATATGGCTGGGCGGCATGTCCACCGACGACCTCAACGCGGGCCAATGCCAGACACTGTCCATCCCCGTGTCGACCTGGGTGCCGAGGGACGGTGCGTACTACCTGGGCGCGGCGGTGGACCCGATGGACCACCGCTTCGAGCTCCTCGAGGACAACAACACCCGGGTGGGCAGCCGCATCGGCATCGGCGACAGGCCGGACTTCGTGGTGTCCGAGGTCTCGGGCCCCGCGAGCGCTCTGCCAGGGGACCCCTTCACCGCCTCGGTGACGGTGTGCAACCAGGGCACGCGGGCTTCGAGCACGGAGGTGGAGCTGTACCTGTCCTCCGACGCCATCCTCTCCCCCCGGACCCCCTACTCCCCTTCAGGTGACATATTCCTGAGCTTCGAGCACACCGACGACCTCAACGCGGGCCAATGCCAGACGCTGTCCATCCCCGTGTCGGCCTGGGTACCGATGGACGGTGCGTACTACCTGGGCGCGGCCGTGGACCCGATGGACAACCGCTTCGAGCTCATCGAGGACAACAACATCCGGGTGGATAGCCGCATCGGCATCGGAAATGAGCCGGACTTCGTGGTGACCGAGCTCTCGGGCCCCACGAGCGCTCTGCCAGGGGATTCCTTCACCGCCTCGATGACCGTGTGCAACCAGGGCACGCAGAGCGGCAGCACGGAGGTGGAGCTGTACCTGTCCTCCGACGCCCTCATCACCCCGCGGACGCCCTACTCTCCTCCCGGCGACATGCCCGTGGGCATCGAGTACACCGACTACCTCTATCCGGGCCAATGCCAGACGCTGTCCATCCCCGTGTCGGCCTGGGTGCCGAGGGACGGCGCGTACTACCTGGGCGCGGCCGTGGACCCGATGGACAACCGCTTCGAGCTCATCGAGGACAACAACACCCAGGTGGGCACCCGCATCGGCATCGGCGACGGGCCGGACTTCGTGGTGTCCGCGGTGAAGGGCCCCACGAGCGCTCGGCAGGGAGACCCCATCACCACCTCTGTGACCGTGTGCAACCAGGGCACGCAGAGCGGCAGCACGGACGTGGAGCTCTACCTGTCCTCTGACGCCCTCATCACCCCGCGGACGCCCTACTCGCCGCCCATCGACCAGTCCATGGGCGGCGCGGCCACCAACACCCTCTACCCGGGCCAATGCCAGACGCTGTCCATCCCCGTATCGGCCTCGGCGCCAAGAGAGGGTGTGTACTACCTGGGCGCGGCCGTGGATCCGATGGACAACCGCTTCGAGCTCATCGAGGACAACAACACCCGGGTGGGCACCCGCATCGGCATCGGCGAAAGGGCGGACTTCGTGGTGTCCACCGTGGCGGCGCCCACGCGCCTCCGGATGAGCCAGCAGTTCACGGCTTCGGTCAAGGTGTGCAACCAGGGCACGCTGGATGACAGCACGAACGTGGAACTGTACCTGTCCTCCGATACCCTCATCTCCCCGCCCTCGCCCTACGGGCCGCCCTCGGATCAATTCCTGGGAAGCGTCT
This is a stretch of genomic DNA from Archangium violaceum. It encodes these proteins:
- a CDS encoding ELWxxDGT repeat protein, with the translated sequence MGSGRGVVLLCSIIVGCGGTGTGTGGSGDTGQENEPPIESAPSGGDGERTGAPPVPTAPPTPSTPSGASPTLGTAHLVKDIFPPFNASPWTGFGPGLLVDFQGRLFFAAFFEDGRTGLWTSDGTEAGTVQVKDFPAFQDTGVKELTPLGNRLFFAAGDAAHGQELWVSDGTPGGTRLVKDIAPGAGSSSPFALTPVNGSLLFFCFRPETATSPGRTELWRTDGSEAGTVLVRDMGPDSSLSASRVRVGDTLFFSFTDAAHGTELWKTDGTESGTVIVKDIQPGAAHSYPSQLQALGSSVFFFTFTPTQGRELWRTDGSEAGTTRVREISAGPEGPTASLLPGNTDGNLYLTLSEPSDQLMRLYALEPDGAGAVQERLVTTLPNTYAQQADALPYITTSTRAGGKLFFGQALSSPGPSPRDVQLWVTDGTAAGTRMLSRPLSRSDEFTTGLHALDDRILYSSTSDAEGLEPWVSDGTAAGTHLVQDITPGASSYPHDFTRVGSSVFFVATDSLHGSELWVLPLED
- a CDS encoding CARDB domain-containing protein, producing the protein MRGRAVRASAIIGALALMTTACGKPGAQQEGARGVAGQALESGPDFVVKAVSGPASARQGQSFTASVTVCNQGTEPDSTEVELYLSSDEVITPPVPPNPSDDLPLGRLYTHYLQPGQCQTLSMRTSAATPSDGTWYLGAAADPDNQRSELLEDNNTRASNRIGIGDRPDFVVTAVSGPASARQGQSFTASVTVCNQGTRPDSTEVELYLSSDEVITPPVPPNPFDDLPLGRLYADYLQPGQCQTLSMRTSASTPSNGTWYLGAAVDPDGQFPELFEDNNTRASNRIGIGDGPDFVVTAVTGPASTRPWSSFITSVTVCNQGTRPDSTEVELYLSSDAVITPPVPPDPSDDLPLGRLYSDHLQPGQCQTLSMQASSSSDGSWYLGAAVDPDNQRPELLEDNNTRADNRIGIGDRPDFVVTAVTGPASARPWDSFTTSVTVCNQGTRPDSTDVELYLSSDDLLSPRTPDSPPGDMLLGGMSTDDLHPGQCQTLSMPSSASVPTDGAYYLGAAVDPMNHRFELIEDNNTRVGSRIGIGDRPDFVVSEVSGPASARPGDSFTASVTVCNQGTRPNSTDVELYLSSDDLLSPRTIDSPPGDLLLGGMSTDDLNAGQCQTLSIPVSTWVPRDGAYYLGAAVDPMDHRFELLEDNNTRVGSRIGIGDRPDFVVSEVSGPASALPGDPFTTSVTVCNQGTRPNSTEVELYLSSDDLLSPRTSDSPPGDIWLGGMSTDDLNAGQCQTLSIPVSTWVPRDGAYYLGAAVDPMDHRFELLEDNNTRVGSRIGIGDRPDFVVSEVSGPASALPGDPFTASVTVCNQGTRASSTEVELYLSSDAILSPRTPYSPSGDIFLSFEHTDDLNAGQCQTLSIPVSAWVPMDGAYYLGAAVDPMDNRFELIEDNNIRVDSRIGIGNEPDFVVTELSGPTSALPGDSFTASMTVCNQGTQSGSTEVELYLSSDALITPRTPYSPPGDMPVGIEYTDYLYPGQCQTLSIPVSAWVPRDGAYYLGAAVDPMDNRFELIEDNNTQVGTRIGIGDGPDFVVSAVKGPTSARQGDPITTSVTVCNQGTQSGSTDVELYLSSDALITPRTPYSPPIDQSMGGAATNTLYPGQCQTLSIPVSASAPREGVYYLGAAVDPMDNRFELIEDNNTRVGTRIGIGERADFVVSTVAAPTRLRMSQQFTASVKVCNQGTLDDSTNVELYLSSDTLISPPSPYGPPSDQFLGSVSTNRLNPGQCQTLSLSVQASAPYAGAWYLGAVADPFDDRFEFFEDNNTKASAVISITP